Proteins encoded by one window of Tunturibacter psychrotolerans:
- a CDS encoding 3-hydroxyacyl-CoA dehydrogenase/enoyl-CoA hydratase family protein, with protein sequence MSSSTLEVATPQSSAKPNQTRDHRQISKVAVLGAGTMGSRIAAHIANAGLPVVLLDIVPPGTDASAPKQERNKFLLAAMDGLKKSKPAAFYAVENARLITIGNFDDDLALIADCDWIIEVVAENLEIKRALLEKVQQHRRKDSIITSNTSGLPIHKIVEGMPMELRRHWFGTHFFNPPRYMRLLEVIRTPDTDPADIAAVEHFCDLRLGKAIVHSHDTPNFIANRIGTFSMGNAIRLMQEQGLSIEEVDTLTGSALGWPKTGTFRLGDLVGVDVLAHVATNFSAQAEKIKDERAEVKLAPFIGTMLERKWLGDKAKQGFYKKEGKDAEGRDLRHVLDWQTLDYKPSMRPKFPAIEMAKNVESTHARIAQLLHADATKDKAAAFYWPLLTELFTYSANRVPEIADNIVEIDQAMKTGFNWELGPFEMFDAAGVKATTEKMRAAGVPISANVEKLLGYAEKHGEANPAWYKDDASVPSGRLFFDPVSGTYKPVVTADGVTSLGVIKKANGVVKKNPGASVIDLGDGVAGIELHSKMNALGDDIVNLITQTLKSTSEAVSNFEAFVITGDSANFSVGANLMQLLLGVQEEEWDEVEMAVRAFQNMTQAIKFCPRPVVVAPYGMCLGGGVEISLHAAARQPHSELYMGLVEAGVGLIPGGGGCKEMTIRSVEAGSSIRPDARGEGVEIFEALKKNFETIAMAKVSTSAAEARSMGFFRASDGLTMNRERLLTDAKTKARAIVDAGYSAPIVRTDIPAPGESVLATLKLAVWTMREGQYISDHDAKIANWVAYALCGGKVTPGTPVTEQYLLDLEREAFLSLCGEKKTQERIAFTLKTGKPLRN encoded by the coding sequence ATGTCTTCCAGCACTCTTGAAGTAGCGACGCCGCAGAGTTCGGCAAAGCCCAACCAGACCAGGGATCACAGGCAGATCAGCAAGGTAGCCGTTCTTGGGGCCGGGACTATGGGGTCGCGCATCGCGGCGCATATTGCAAATGCGGGGTTGCCGGTGGTGCTGCTGGATATTGTTCCGCCGGGAACTGACGCGAGCGCGCCGAAGCAAGAGAGGAATAAATTTCTTCTGGCGGCGATGGATGGACTGAAGAAGTCGAAGCCTGCGGCGTTCTATGCGGTGGAGAATGCGCGGCTGATTACGATTGGAAACTTCGACGATGATCTTGCTTTGATTGCTGACTGCGACTGGATTATTGAGGTGGTCGCGGAGAATCTTGAGATCAAGCGGGCGTTGCTTGAGAAGGTGCAACAACATCGGCGGAAGGACTCGATCATTACGAGCAATACCAGTGGTCTTCCGATTCACAAGATCGTGGAAGGCATGCCGATGGAGTTGCGGAGACACTGGTTCGGCACGCACTTCTTCAATCCGCCGCGGTACATGCGGCTGCTTGAGGTGATTCGGACGCCGGATACGGACCCTGCAGATATTGCGGCGGTGGAGCACTTCTGCGATCTGCGTCTGGGGAAGGCGATTGTTCATTCGCACGATACGCCGAACTTTATTGCGAATCGCATTGGCACGTTTTCGATGGGAAATGCTATTCGCTTGATGCAAGAGCAGGGGCTGTCGATTGAAGAGGTCGATACGTTGACGGGTTCTGCGCTGGGCTGGCCGAAGACGGGGACGTTTCGGTTGGGCGATTTGGTCGGCGTGGACGTGTTGGCGCATGTGGCTACGAATTTCTCTGCGCAAGCCGAGAAGATTAAGGACGAGCGCGCTGAGGTGAAGCTGGCGCCTTTTATCGGCACGATGCTCGAGAGGAAGTGGCTCGGGGATAAGGCGAAGCAAGGCTTTTACAAGAAGGAAGGTAAGGACGCGGAGGGACGCGATCTGCGGCACGTTCTTGATTGGCAGACGCTGGACTACAAGCCGAGCATGCGGCCGAAGTTTCCGGCGATTGAGATGGCGAAGAATGTGGAGTCGACCCATGCTCGCATTGCGCAGTTGCTGCATGCGGACGCGACGAAGGATAAGGCGGCTGCGTTTTACTGGCCGCTGCTGACGGAGCTGTTTACTTACAGTGCGAACCGCGTGCCGGAAATTGCGGACAATATCGTAGAGATCGATCAGGCGATGAAGACGGGCTTCAATTGGGAGCTTGGGCCGTTTGAGATGTTCGATGCTGCGGGTGTGAAGGCAACGACCGAGAAGATGCGGGCTGCTGGTGTGCCGATCTCTGCAAATGTGGAGAAGCTACTGGGCTATGCGGAAAAGCATGGGGAGGCGAATCCGGCCTGGTACAAGGATGATGCTTCGGTGCCTTCGGGGCGCTTGTTCTTTGATCCGGTGAGCGGTACGTACAAGCCGGTGGTGACTGCGGATGGCGTGACGTCGCTGGGGGTGATCAAGAAGGCGAATGGGGTGGTAAAGAAGAATCCCGGCGCGTCGGTGATCGACCTGGGGGATGGTGTCGCGGGGATTGAGCTGCACTCGAAGATGAATGCGCTGGGCGATGACATCGTCAACTTGATTACGCAGACGTTGAAGTCAACAAGTGAGGCCGTGAGTAATTTTGAGGCGTTTGTTATTACTGGTGATTCGGCTAATTTTTCAGTTGGCGCGAACCTGATGCAATTGCTGCTCGGGGTGCAGGAAGAGGAGTGGGACGAGGTCGAGATGGCCGTGCGCGCATTCCAGAATATGACGCAGGCGATCAAGTTCTGTCCGCGTCCTGTGGTGGTTGCGCCGTACGGGATGTGTCTGGGTGGGGGCGTTGAGATTTCGCTGCATGCGGCGGCGCGGCAGCCTCATTCAGAGTTGTATATGGGGTTGGTAGAGGCTGGTGTCGGGCTGATTCCGGGTGGTGGTGGTTGCAAGGAGATGACGATTCGGTCGGTCGAGGCTGGGTCGAGCATTCGTCCTGATGCGCGGGGCGAGGGTGTGGAGATCTTTGAGGCGCTGAAGAAGAACTTCGAGACGATTGCGATGGCAAAGGTTTCGACCAGTGCGGCGGAGGCTCGTTCGATGGGGTTCTTCAGGGCTTCTGACGGCCTCACGATGAATCGTGAACGCTTGCTGACAGATGCGAAGACGAAGGCTCGTGCGATTGTCGATGCTGGGTATAGTGCGCCTATTGTGCGCACCGATATTCCCGCGCCGGGGGAGAGCGTGCTGGCTACGTTGAAGCTGGCGGTGTGGACGATGCGGGAGGGGCAGTACATCTCCGATCATGACGCTAAGATTGCGAACTGGGTGGCGTATGCCTTGTGTGGAGGCAAGGTTACGCCGGGTACTCCGGTGACCGAGCAGTATCTGCTCGATTTGGAGCGTGAGGCGTTCCTCTCGTTGTGTGGGGAGAAGAAGACGCAGGAACGGATTGCGTTTACGTTGAAGACGGGGAAACCGCTGAGGAACTAG
- a CDS encoding acetyl-CoA C-acyltransferase has translation MKEVIIASAVRTAVGKAPRGTLRTTRPDDLAAFAISGALERIPQLDKSEIEDVILGCAMPEAEQGMNVARVASFRAGLPITAAGMTINRYCASGLQSIALAADRIRGGSSDCIVAGGTESMSYVPFGGNKISVNPWLVENYPGSYMSMGLTAERVANHYGISREQMDQFSYESHQKALAAIAGGKFDDEIVPITVTSTVPNGKKAKTTEATFKQDEGPRADTSLDALAKLKPVFHAKGTVTAGNSSQTSDGAAAAVVMSAERAAQLGIKPMGKFIAFAYAGCDPEEMGIGPIHAIPKVLKMAGLSLEDIDLFELNEAFAAQSLAVLKVLGIDGAKVNVNGGAIALGHPLGCTGAKLTATLLREMPRRKAKYGIVTMCVGGGMGAAGIYEAMN, from the coding sequence ATGAAAGAAGTCATCATTGCATCCGCTGTTCGCACCGCTGTTGGAAAGGCTCCTCGCGGTACGCTTCGTACGACTCGGCCGGACGACCTTGCTGCGTTTGCGATCTCGGGGGCGCTTGAGCGAATTCCTCAACTCGACAAGTCGGAGATTGAGGATGTGATTCTGGGCTGTGCCATGCCTGAGGCAGAGCAGGGAATGAATGTGGCGCGCGTCGCGAGCTTTCGAGCCGGGCTGCCGATTACGGCTGCGGGAATGACGATCAATCGGTACTGCGCGTCGGGGTTGCAGTCGATTGCACTGGCGGCGGATCGGATTCGTGGAGGATCGTCGGACTGTATTGTGGCGGGTGGTACGGAGAGCATGTCGTATGTTCCGTTTGGCGGGAACAAGATCTCGGTGAATCCGTGGCTGGTGGAGAACTATCCGGGGTCTTATATGTCGATGGGGCTGACTGCGGAGCGGGTTGCGAATCACTACGGGATCAGCAGGGAGCAGATGGACCAGTTCTCCTATGAGAGCCACCAGAAGGCGTTGGCTGCGATTGCCGGTGGAAAGTTTGACGATGAGATTGTTCCGATTACGGTTACAAGTACTGTGCCGAATGGAAAGAAGGCCAAAACGACGGAGGCGACCTTCAAACAGGATGAGGGCCCGCGTGCCGATACTTCGCTTGACGCGCTGGCGAAGCTGAAGCCGGTGTTTCATGCGAAGGGAACTGTGACGGCGGGGAACTCGAGCCAGACCTCGGATGGGGCGGCGGCGGCGGTGGTGATGTCTGCGGAACGTGCGGCGCAGTTAGGGATCAAGCCGATGGGTAAGTTTATTGCGTTCGCTTATGCTGGCTGCGATCCGGAAGAGATGGGGATTGGGCCGATTCATGCCATTCCCAAGGTTTTGAAGATGGCTGGGCTTTCGCTTGAGGATATTGACCTGTTCGAGTTAAACGAGGCCTTTGCGGCGCAGTCGCTTGCGGTGTTGAAGGTGCTGGGGATTGATGGTGCGAAGGTGAACGTCAACGGCGGTGCGATTGCGCTGGGGCATCCGCTGGGTTGCACAGGAGCAAAGTTGACAGCGACGCTTCTGCGCGAGATGCCGCGGCGCAAGGCGAAGTATGGGATTGTGACGATGTGCGTCGGCGGAGGAATGGGCGCGGCCGGGATCTATGAGGCTATGAATTAG
- a CDS encoding acyl-CoA dehydrogenase family protein produces MATMTTPDPITATRIAGGSFLISDPAPADCFFPEDFTDEHKQIAETTANFAINEIMPASDSIEAKDFSVTKRLLKEAAELGLTAIDIPEEYGGLEMDKATSAIVAENISKQASFSVAFSAHTGIGTLPLVWYGNAEQKKKYLPKIASGEIVSAYALSESTSGSDAVNAKTKAVLSADGKTYRLNGEKMWISNAGFADLFTVFAKCAIPDGPDAGKEKLTAFLIERGTPGFTQGKEEHKLGIRGSSTCPLILNDCVIPAGNLLGEVGKGHHIAFNILNVGRYKLGNAAIGGARMALNNGIRYAIDRKAFGKSISEFGLIQEKIANCAAGIFVGGAVCYRTVGLIDKALAGVDKNDTKEIQKRIEDYAVECSIVKVWASEMLDMVVDETLQIFAGYGYVEEFPAERAYRDARINRIFEGTNEINRLIITGWLMKSAMSGKLALMPAIKKLMDEVMSGPSERVEREGPLGDERNLLANAKKLTLFVAGAATQKYMTQIADEQEVMGAISDMIIEVFAMESAVLRAEKIAAGQSGEATDISVAMARIYADKAMAVIELAARKVIAAVAEGDMLRTQLTILRRLSKHDSADTIKLRRQVAQHVLKAGKYAI; encoded by the coding sequence ATGGCAACGATGACTACACCTGACCCGATTACCGCTACCCGCATCGCAGGTGGCAGCTTCCTGATCAGCGATCCGGCGCCTGCCGATTGTTTCTTTCCCGAGGACTTTACCGACGAGCATAAACAGATCGCGGAGACTACGGCGAACTTTGCCATCAACGAGATTATGCCGGCATCGGATTCGATTGAGGCGAAGGATTTCTCGGTGACGAAGCGGCTGCTGAAGGAGGCTGCGGAGCTGGGGCTTACGGCGATCGATATTCCCGAGGAGTATGGCGGGCTGGAGATGGATAAGGCGACGTCGGCCATCGTTGCGGAGAATATTTCGAAGCAGGCGAGTTTTTCGGTCGCGTTTTCGGCGCATACCGGCATTGGTACGTTGCCGCTGGTCTGGTACGGGAATGCGGAGCAGAAGAAGAAATATCTGCCGAAGATTGCATCGGGGGAGATTGTGTCGGCGTATGCGTTGTCGGAGTCGACGAGTGGCTCGGATGCGGTGAATGCGAAGACGAAGGCGGTGCTGTCAGCGGATGGGAAGACTTATAGGCTGAACGGCGAGAAGATGTGGATCTCGAATGCGGGCTTTGCGGATCTGTTTACCGTGTTTGCGAAGTGCGCGATTCCGGATGGGCCGGATGCTGGAAAGGAAAAGCTGACAGCGTTTTTGATTGAGCGCGGGACGCCTGGTTTTACTCAAGGCAAGGAAGAGCACAAGCTGGGGATTCGCGGCAGCTCGACCTGCCCGTTGATTTTGAATGACTGTGTGATTCCTGCTGGGAATCTGCTGGGCGAGGTGGGGAAGGGCCATCATATTGCGTTCAATATTCTGAATGTGGGGCGGTACAAGCTGGGGAATGCTGCGATTGGCGGCGCTCGGATGGCGCTCAACAACGGGATTCGGTATGCGATCGATCGTAAGGCGTTCGGGAAGTCGATCTCGGAGTTTGGGTTGATTCAGGAGAAGATTGCGAACTGTGCCGCGGGCATTTTTGTGGGCGGTGCGGTGTGTTATCGCACGGTGGGGCTGATCGATAAGGCTTTGGCCGGCGTAGACAAGAACGACACGAAGGAGATTCAGAAGCGGATTGAGGATTATGCGGTTGAGTGCTCGATCGTGAAGGTGTGGGCGAGCGAGATGCTGGATATGGTGGTCGATGAGACGCTGCAGATCTTCGCCGGTTACGGATATGTGGAAGAGTTTCCTGCAGAACGCGCTTACCGGGATGCGCGAATCAATCGGATCTTCGAGGGGACGAATGAGATCAATCGGCTGATTATTACCGGCTGGTTGATGAAGTCGGCGATGAGCGGCAAGCTGGCGCTGATGCCGGCGATCAAGAAGTTGATGGACGAGGTGATGTCGGGGCCGAGCGAGAGGGTGGAACGCGAAGGGCCGTTGGGTGACGAGCGCAACCTGCTGGCGAATGCGAAGAAGCTGACGCTGTTTGTTGCTGGTGCTGCGACGCAGAAGTACATGACGCAGATCGCGGACGAGCAGGAGGTGATGGGCGCGATCTCGGACATGATCATCGAGGTGTTCGCGATGGAGAGTGCGGTTCTGCGAGCGGAGAAGATTGCGGCAGGGCAGTCCGGGGAGGCGACGGATATCTCTGTTGCGATGGCGCGGATCTATGCAGATAAGGCGATGGCTGTGATTGAGCTGGCGGCGCGGAAGGTGATTGCGGCGGTGGCGGAGGGAGACATGCTGCGGACTCAGCTTACGATTCTTCGGCGACTCTCGAAACACGACTCGGCTGACACGATCAAGCTTCGGCGGCAAGTGGCTCAGCACGTCCTGAAAGCTGGGAAGTACGCCATTTAG
- a CDS encoding protease pro-enzyme activation domain-containing protein — protein MRSRRLSHLIAPIAFLAATFVPSARAVVQNRIAGSVNSGARTPLTGTIAGRAKRATDLGVAPAGKRLEMSLRFSMTAAQEADLTQLLADQLNPASASYHQWLTPEQFGARFGLSSADLAKVSAWLTSQGFTITGTARSSNYITFSGAVAQAQQAFGTSIHSLTVDGEQHVSNMTDPTLPAAVAGVVNAITGLNDFRPKPKLRARNSSPIDPAQPLYTQTLNGVTSHFISPADLYTIYDFNPLFTASTPINGSGITIAVMGATFLNSSNTLPDPDIAQFRSAAGLPAIKLTLVSAGDTANTAFSPGDVDEAHLDLEWSGSAAPGANILFVYGFDVFGDSLTYAITNKVAPIITISYGGCESGLGSALVGSLNMLLAQANAQGQTVISSSGDAGATDCDVTGLATEGLNVDFPSSSPYATAAGGTMFSGDVNTPATYWSSTTGTTGGSALSYIPEVPWNETTASGGLTPGGTGGGAGGGGASAVFSKPSWQTGPGVPNDSSRDVPDFSLNAAAMHDGYLVCSEGDGQGETPCTSGFLSSNGQPNVFGGTSFVAPTFAGILALVEQKLGTGGLGNIGPTLYGFLNGPTYSSVFHDITSGNNSVPCTQGTSNCPNGGSIGFTAGNQYDQASGLGSIDVNNLVTGWSGVVPVGTGGAGVGTSISKTALTVTSATGSSVCSVSSGSLALSVTVAGTTSGPTPTGTVQFFVDNVAVAQSTTTLANGAATYSLVTSTLSSGGHVISASYSGDGNYAGSKGTLLAPVSLSAVVYSGTTPVTVYPNGAIASVDVVSSKVPDFSISAPTCGANATVAGGATATGQTFTITPFNGFTGPVNLTVTNGDGMAATTSFSVSPVSITTSAGVTTSFVVTASQPTATAKSTAPGFAPTRRGGSGKMPWYAAGSGATLAGLCLLMLPRRRRWSALLIALLSISALTAVGCGGSSSNSGGSGGGGGGTTPGTTNASPGTYTFTVTAISGTLVHSAQISYTVPQ, from the coding sequence ATGCGCAGCCGTCGTCTCTCTCATCTGATCGCCCCTATCGCCTTTCTTGCCGCCACGTTTGTTCCCTCCGCTCGTGCCGTCGTTCAGAACCGGATCGCCGGTTCGGTCAACAGCGGGGCTCGGACTCCTTTGACCGGTACGATTGCGGGGCGGGCGAAACGCGCTACCGATCTTGGCGTCGCCCCGGCGGGCAAGAGACTGGAGATGTCGTTGCGGTTCAGCATGACTGCGGCCCAGGAGGCGGATCTGACCCAGCTTCTGGCCGATCAGCTGAATCCAGCCTCTGCCAGCTATCACCAATGGCTGACACCGGAGCAGTTTGGTGCACGCTTTGGCCTCAGCAGCGCTGACCTTGCGAAGGTCTCGGCGTGGCTTACCAGCCAGGGCTTTACGATTACGGGAACTGCGCGCAGCTCCAACTACATTACCTTTAGCGGGGCTGTGGCACAGGCGCAGCAAGCCTTCGGCACCTCCATTCACAGTCTCACTGTGGACGGCGAGCAGCATGTTTCGAATATGACGGATCCGACTCTTCCGGCAGCCGTTGCGGGCGTTGTCAATGCTATTACCGGATTGAACGACTTCAGGCCGAAGCCGAAGTTGCGCGCCCGGAACTCTTCTCCTATCGATCCCGCTCAGCCGTTGTACACGCAGACCCTCAATGGTGTTACCAGCCACTTCATCTCGCCGGCTGATCTTTACACAATCTACGACTTCAATCCGCTGTTCACAGCTTCGACGCCGATCAATGGTTCGGGCATAACGATTGCAGTGATGGGAGCGACGTTCCTTAACTCAAGCAATACACTTCCCGATCCCGATATCGCGCAGTTTCGTTCGGCCGCCGGGTTGCCTGCTATCAAGCTGACGCTGGTGTCTGCGGGAGATACCGCCAATACGGCATTTTCACCGGGTGATGTCGATGAAGCGCATCTCGATCTGGAGTGGTCTGGATCGGCAGCTCCCGGGGCCAACATTCTGTTCGTCTATGGATTCGATGTCTTCGGAGATTCACTGACCTACGCGATCACGAACAAGGTCGCTCCGATTATTACGATCTCCTACGGTGGGTGCGAGAGCGGATTGGGTTCCGCGCTGGTGGGTAGCCTGAACATGCTTCTTGCGCAAGCGAATGCTCAGGGCCAGACGGTCATTAGTTCGTCCGGTGATGCTGGTGCAACAGACTGCGACGTGACCGGCCTCGCCACCGAGGGGCTCAACGTCGACTTTCCGAGCAGCTCCCCCTATGCCACGGCCGCTGGTGGAACGATGTTCAGTGGCGACGTGAACACCCCGGCCACTTATTGGAGCAGCACGACCGGGACGACTGGCGGGTCGGCCCTCTCATATATTCCTGAGGTGCCATGGAATGAGACCACTGCTTCTGGAGGCCTCACACCAGGTGGCACCGGAGGCGGTGCAGGTGGCGGCGGCGCCAGTGCCGTCTTCTCTAAACCCTCCTGGCAGACAGGCCCAGGTGTCCCCAACGATTCCTCGCGGGATGTTCCCGATTTCTCGCTGAACGCTGCGGCTATGCATGATGGGTACCTGGTATGCAGCGAGGGCGACGGCCAGGGTGAGACGCCTTGTACGAGCGGTTTTCTTTCCTCGAATGGCCAGCCAAACGTCTTCGGAGGAACCTCTTTTGTGGCGCCCACGTTTGCGGGGATCCTGGCTTTGGTGGAACAAAAGCTGGGGACAGGTGGGCTCGGCAACATTGGACCTACTCTTTACGGCTTCCTCAACGGCCCAACTTATAGCAGTGTCTTTCACGACATCACTTCCGGCAATAATTCTGTTCCTTGTACTCAAGGAACGTCGAACTGTCCGAATGGCGGATCGATCGGCTTTACAGCAGGGAATCAATATGATCAGGCTTCGGGTCTTGGCAGTATCGATGTGAATAACCTAGTCACGGGTTGGAGTGGGGTGGTACCGGTTGGCACAGGTGGCGCGGGCGTGGGGACAAGCATAAGCAAGACGGCGCTTACGGTAACGTCTGCCACTGGCAGTTCGGTTTGTTCGGTCTCCTCCGGTAGCCTGGCGCTGAGTGTGACCGTGGCAGGCACTACTTCTGGCCCGACCCCGACCGGAACTGTTCAGTTCTTTGTCGATAATGTAGCTGTCGCGCAGAGCACAACAACGCTGGCGAATGGCGCTGCGACCTACAGTCTTGTTACGTCCACCCTTTCATCGGGCGGACACGTCATCAGTGCGAGCTATTCCGGCGATGGAAATTATGCGGGTTCGAAGGGTACGCTTCTTGCCCCGGTCAGTCTCAGCGCAGTGGTCTACAGCGGTACAACTCCGGTCACCGTGTATCCCAACGGCGCGATTGCATCGGTTGACGTCGTCTCCAGCAAGGTCCCTGACTTCTCCATTTCGGCTCCTACCTGTGGCGCGAATGCAACGGTTGCGGGTGGCGCTACGGCTACCGGTCAGACGTTTACGATCACGCCGTTCAATGGATTCACAGGTCCGGTCAACCTGACCGTTACCAACGGCGATGGAATGGCCGCTACGACGAGTTTCTCGGTGTCGCCGGTTAGTATCACTACTTCGGCAGGTGTTACCACTTCATTTGTCGTGACGGCTTCTCAGCCGACAGCGACTGCGAAATCGACCGCGCCTGGATTCGCGCCCACTCGCCGGGGTGGTTCAGGCAAGATGCCGTGGTATGCCGCTGGATCAGGCGCTACGCTTGCCGGCTTGTGTCTGCTTATGCTGCCGCGTCGGCGTCGTTGGAGCGCGCTGCTCATCGCTCTTCTTTCCATCTCTGCCCTCACTGCGGTTGGGTGTGGAGGCAGCAGTTCGAACTCTGGCGGGAGCGGCGGTGGCGGCGGAGGAACTACTCCAGGAACAACAAATGCATCTCCGGGCACGTACACGTTCACAGTTACGGCCATAAGTGGGACTTTGGTGCATAGCGCGCAAATCTCTTACACTGTGCCGCAGTAA